From the Cystobacter ferrugineus genome, the window GCGCCGGGGGTTGCAGGTCCACCACGTGCTCCACCTTGATGGAGGGCTTGGGCTCGACGCGAGGGGCGGGGGCCGGCTCCTGGGGCCACGCCCGCCAGGCGAGCACCCCCGCGGCGCCATGGAGGGCCACCGTGGCGAGGACCGCGCCCGCGAGGATGCCCGGGGGCCTCGTCCGCACGGGGCCCAGGATGATGGACGCGATGTTCTCCTCAGGGCTTCGCACGCTCGTCTCCCTCGCTTGCCGCCGGGGGCTGCACCGTGCCGAACGCCACCCGGGTGAGGCCCGATTCCTTCAGCCGATCGAGCACGGAGATGACCAGCCGGTGGGGGACGGAGCCATCCGCCTGGATGACGGCGCGCAGCTCGGGATCCCGAGCGAGTGCCTCCTGGGTCTTCTGCTTCAGGGCTTCTTCCGGTGTCGCCTGGCCATCCACCCACAACTGGCCGTTGGCGGTGATGGAGATGGCGAGCACCGTCTGCACCTGCTCGCTCTGGGAGGCCTGGGGCAGATCCAGCGGCAGGGCGGGGCTGTCGACGAGCTTCGTGGTGACCATGAAGATGACGAGCAGCACCAGCATGATGTCGACGAGCGGGGTGACGTTGATGCCCTCGATGATCCCGCTCCGGGGTTGGGTTCCACCGGCCATGGCTACACCACCCCTCGCGCGTGCTTGGGCTCGCGGGCGCTGGCCTGGAGCGGCACGTCCGTGGGGGTGTCCTCCTCGGCGCGCTCGCCTCCGGCGCTGCCCTGCTCGCGGGCGGACAGGTAGGCCAGCACGAGGTTGGTGAGGGCCTCGGCGTCCGCGAGCATGCGGGTGATGCGCCGCTGGAAGTAGTTGTAGGCGGCGACCGCGGGCAGGGCGACGCCGATGCCCACGGCGGTGGCCACCAGGGCCTCGGCGATGGCGGCCATGACGGCGTTGGAGGCGACCTGGGGCGTGTGGCCGCCCGCGCCGCTCGGCGCGTGGCCCAGCGCCTCGAAGGCGAGCAGCACGCCGATGACGGTGCCGAACAGCCCCACGAAGGGGGCGTTGTTGCCCAGCGTGCCCAGGTAGGCCAGCCGGTTCTCCAGGACGGAGCGCTCGATGGCGAGCGCGCTCTGCATGCCCTTGTCGGCGGCCATCAGCCCGCGGGGAGCGAGCCGCAGCCCGGCGCGGGCCACCATCGCGCCCAGGGACGTGCGCCCCTCGAGCTTCCCGAGCGCTCCGGCGAAGTCCCCACTGGCCAGCGACGACTCGAGCGTCTGGGTCAGCTCGCGCAGGCCGTCCTGCTTGCCGCGGAAGACGAGCCAGCGCTCGACGATGACGCCGAAGCTGGCCAGGGACAGCGCGAACAGCAACCACAACACCCAGTTGGCCCCCCACTGCACGAAGACGTTCTTGATGATTTCAACGATAGGCATCTTCGTCGTCCTTCGCCTTCAAGGGCTCGCGTGGGGGGCGCTGGGGAGGTGGGGTCCTACTCTAGTCTCAAAGGATTGGGACTAGCGCAACTGGAGGAAGGAGAAGGCCAGGCCCTGGGTGGTGACCGTGGGTTTGCCCTTGTCCCCCAGCAGGTGCAGGGTCGTGGCCGTGGAGCCGGAGGCGAACTCGGAATAGAGGATCTGATTGTCCGCCTCGTAGAGGAAGGTGCTGCCCGTGGTGGCCGGGAAGCCGTCCTGCCGGGTCGCGGTCCAGGTGGTGGTGTCCACCGTCCACCACTCCCAGCCGGCGCCGCTCGCGAGGAGGCGGGCACTGCTGAGCGACGACTCGGGGGCCAGGCTCTCATTCAGCACGCGCACGTACGTCGTGCCCTGGGGGCCCGGGAGCAGGGCGCCCGTGACGGCGCCGCCCGCCAGCGAGTTCAGAGGCTTGTAGAAGGAGGTGTCGAACTGGAGCGTGTCCGGGTTGAACTTGAGCAGGCAGGGCTCCGGGTTGGTGTCCGGGCCCAGCCGGTGCGCCGCCGAGCCGTACGCTTCCGTCGCCAGGTACACCTGACCATCGGCTCCGAACACGCTGCTGTGCACGTATCCGCAGCGCTCGTCCTTCACGACGGTGGCCGTGTCGGTCCGCGTGTCGATGGCGACGACGCCCGCCCTCTTGATGACGGTGCCGGTCCTGGTGCGCCAGCCCACGGGCATGATGACCTGGTTCTCGCGGCGCGAGGGCGACGGCGAGAAGACGAGGCTCTCGCCCTCGAAGGTCAGGCCCTCGAGCTTGATGGCCTTGATGACCGACATGTCCGTGGGGTTCCAGACGATGGCCTGGGAGGACGTGCCGTCGAAGTAGTAGGCCTTGGTCGGCGAGATGAACTGGAAGTTGCCCTGGTACTCGCCAATCGAGCTCACGCCCTGGTTGAGGAAGTCAACCTGGCCGTTCTGCTGCAGCGTCCCATTGTCCGTCAGGGTGTAGCGCGTGATGGTGGAGCCGTCATCCAGGCCCACGTAGATGGAGCCCGTCTTCGCGATGCCCACGCCGAGCGCGCGGCCGGGAAGGGAGAGGGCGTTGTCCAGCGAGAGCGTCGCGGTCTGATCCACCTTGTCCGTCAGGACGATGTAGCTGGTGGGCTCCTGCCCGAGGATC encodes:
- a CDS encoding MotA/TolQ/ExbB proton channel family protein, which gives rise to MPIVEIIKNVFVQWGANWVLWLLFALSLASFGVIVERWLVFRGKQDGLRELTQTLESSLASGDFAGALGKLEGRTSLGAMVARAGLRLAPRGLMAADKGMQSALAIERSVLENRLAYLGTLGNNAPFVGLFGTVIGVLLAFEALGHAPSGAGGHTPQVASNAVMAAIAEALVATAVGIGVALPAVAAYNYFQRRITRMLADAEALTNLVLAYLSAREQGSAGGERAEEDTPTDVPLQASAREPKHARGVV
- a CDS encoding ExbD/TolR family protein: MAGGTQPRSGIIEGINVTPLVDIMLVLLVIFMVTTKLVDSPALPLDLPQASQSEQVQTVLAISITANGQLWVDGQATPEEALKQKTQEALARDPELRAVIQADGSVPHRLVISVLDRLKESGLTRVAFGTVQPPAASEGDERAKP
- a CDS encoding MxcI protein codes for the protein MNRTPLFRSSCLAATALSLSLLAGCDPEPPPNNPNNGTGPLYAITTQILGQEPTSYIVLTDKVDQTATLSLDNALSLPGRALGVGIAKTGSIYVGLDDGSTITRYTLTDNGTLQQNGQVDFLNQGVSSIGEYQGNFQFISPTKAYYFDGTSSQAIVWNPTDMSVIKAIKLEGLTFEGESLVFSPSPSRRENQVIMPVGWRTRTGTVIKRAGVVAIDTRTDTATVVKDERCGYVHSSVFGADGQVYLATEAYGSAAHRLGPDTNPEPCLLKFNPDTLQFDTSFYKPLNSLAGGAVTGALLPGPQGTTYVRVLNESLAPESSLSSARLLASGAGWEWWTVDTTTWTATRQDGFPATTGSTFLYEADNQILYSEFASGSTATTLHLLGDKGKPTVTTQGLAFSFLQLR